A portion of the Nitratidesulfovibrio termitidis HI1 genome contains these proteins:
- a CDS encoding tetratricopeptide repeat protein, with the protein MHKGKKKPLAAKKGANLPELFHRAISHHKNGQLQEALTIYDRILALKHDHVDAHTNRSVALRQMGRYAESLASCDRAIALKPDYARAHCERGIVLTSLGRHDEALASYDRAIALKPDLVVAHGNRAGILYEMGRYAEAVAGCDRIIARRADDIHAHHNRANALLKLGRYDEALAGCNRVIALDPQHASAWLKKALMQLLLGNYAKGLVNYEWRWRCTGELGPRDFMATLPQWHGEPIADKTILLHAEQGLGDSIQMLRYLPLVKARAARVLLEVPETVQPLLGPLTDGVPLLTRRSLLPSFDVHCPLMSLPLAFGTRPDTIPAPVPYLTVPAGRMATWRSRLPKSTRSRVGLVWSGSTWHLHDRERSIALDRLAPLLRLPGISFLSLQREYRDTDLPALARLPIERIDGALADLGDTAAAIGQCDLVISVDTAVAHLAGSLGRPLWLLLPYVPDWRWLLGRADSPWYPGARLFRQDKPDDWESVIADVANELPAFVAGVHHAGRDGG; encoded by the coding sequence ATGCATAAGGGAAAGAAAAAACCGTTAGCAGCCAAGAAAGGGGCCAATCTGCCCGAACTCTTTCATCGTGCCATCAGCCACCATAAGAACGGTCAGTTGCAGGAAGCACTGACCATCTATGACCGCATACTTGCGCTCAAACACGACCATGTCGATGCCCATACTAATCGCAGTGTTGCGTTGCGCCAGATGGGTCGTTATGCCGAATCCCTGGCAAGTTGCGACAGGGCCATCGCGCTTAAACCCGACTACGCTAGGGCTCATTGCGAACGAGGCATCGTACTGACCAGCCTTGGTCGCCATGACGAGGCCTTGGCGAGCTACGACCGAGCCATCGCGCTCAAGCCTGATCTTGTCGTGGCCCATGGCAATCGTGCAGGCATACTGTACGAGATGGGCCGTTATGCGGAGGCTGTGGCGGGCTGCGACCGAATCATCGCTCGCAGAGCCGACGACATACACGCACATCACAATCGCGCCAACGCATTGCTGAAGCTTGGTCGCTATGATGAAGCGTTGGCGGGTTGCAACCGCGTCATAGCGCTCGACCCGCAACATGCCTCCGCATGGCTCAAGAAGGCGCTGATGCAGTTGCTGCTCGGCAACTATGCAAAAGGACTTGTGAACTACGAGTGGCGCTGGCGATGCACAGGCGAGCTTGGACCACGTGATTTCATGGCCACCCTGCCCCAATGGCATGGCGAACCGATCGCGGACAAGACCATCCTGCTGCATGCCGAACAGGGACTGGGCGATTCCATCCAGATGCTGCGATACCTGCCGCTGGTAAAAGCAAGGGCCGCGCGCGTCCTGCTGGAAGTGCCCGAAACGGTCCAGCCGCTGCTGGGGCCGCTGACCGACGGCGTCCCCCTGCTCACACGGCGTTCGCTCCTGCCGTCGTTCGATGTGCATTGCCCGCTGATGAGCCTGCCGCTCGCCTTCGGTACCCGCCCGGACACCATCCCGGCACCGGTTCCGTATCTGACGGTCCCGGCTGGGCGCATGGCGACGTGGCGGAGTCGCCTGCCCAAATCCACAAGGTCGCGCGTCGGGCTCGTCTGGTCCGGTTCCACCTGGCATCTGCACGACCGCGAGCGCAGCATCGCGCTCGACCGCCTCGCCCCGCTGCTGCGCCTTCCCGGCATTTCCTTTCTCAGCCTGCAGCGGGAATACCGGGACACGGACCTGCCCGCCCTCGCGCGCCTGCCGATTGAACGCATCGACGGCGCGCTTGCCGACCTGGGGGACACCGCGGCGGCCATCGGGCAGTGCGACCTGGTCATTTCGGTCGATACCGCGGTTGCGCACCTTGCGGGCAGCCTGGGCAGGCCACTGTGGCTCTTGCTGCCCTACGTCCCCGACTGGCGCTGGCTGCTCGGCCGGGCCGACAGCCCCTGGTATCCCGGCGCGCGGCTGTTCAGGCAGGACAAGCCCGATGATTGGGAAAGCGTCATCGCCGACGTGGCCAACGAGCTTCCGGCGTTCGTTGCAGGTGTGCACCATGCCGGGCGCGACGGCGGGTAA
- a CDS encoding MucR family transcriptional regulator, with protein MDDLLKAALELVRAQASVRTMTAEEMMSMARAIARTLQEASQSDVRIAADECAQSRSRADKKQMAKAIKERSITCLECGKSFKIITRKHLAQHEMDPDGYREKWGYKKGVPLVCKSLQRARRKKMTDMQLWERRRVVDEKAKKKQ; from the coding sequence ATGGATGATTTGCTCAAGGCGGCTTTGGAACTCGTCAGAGCGCAAGCCTCTGTGAGGACGATGACGGCAGAAGAGATGATGAGCATGGCTCGGGCGATTGCCAGAACCCTTCAGGAGGCTTCGCAGTCGGACGTAAGGATCGCGGCGGATGAGTGCGCCCAGAGCCGCAGTCGTGCTGACAAGAAGCAGATGGCAAAAGCCATCAAGGAGCGAAGCATTACCTGTCTTGAGTGCGGCAAGTCCTTCAAGATAATTACTAGGAAGCATCTTGCGCAACATGAAATGGACCCTGACGGATATCGAGAGAAGTGGGGCTACAAGAAAGGAGTTCCGCTGGTCTGCAAATCGTTGCAGCGCGCGCGTCGCAAGAAGATGACAGATATGCAGTTGTGGGAGCGACGCCGCGTTGTCGACGAAAAAGCAAAAAAGAAACAATAA